One window of Mesorhizobium loti R88b genomic DNA carries:
- a CDS encoding pilus assembly protein TadG-related protein — protein MLLRARTRIGRAALRLLTDRKANFAVMMALSAPVALALAAVAIDEGSIYTERRQAQAMVDLAAITAASNITNVNTAVITTLTDNGMPGVVVQASGQTIPPAVGKTVVTVTQGRYASTTTNVTQRFQAGVTPYNAVRVTLAKIPNRYFASSLIPTPVIGTVATASMTPQATFSVGSRLLSVNGGILNALLSGLLGGNISLSVMDYNGLISADVSVLSFISALATQLNITAGTYSDVLASKATVGQIATAMANVPGLGNTAKLALQSIASKSTSTVKIPLSSLIDLGSVGSLGLGQTPTGLGVDASAMGMLTAAAVLANGTNQAQVNLGATIPGLLSTQLAIAIGEPAQSSPWLAIDGIGTTVRTAQTRIKLTASVGVGTSGLGGGISLLAVNLPLNVEVAYAEAKLTDITCPTGPSSISVSIAAHPGIAQLNLANSNNPSGFADFSQPQTFTDAEIADVSLHLLLINLPLIQVMGSAATAITNNSPQTLTFNATEIANKTIKTVSTRNISQSLTTSLVNNLSLSVGVLGLGIDLTALLGTVKPAVVAVLNTVTAPVDDLLYNVLSALGVGVGQADVRVTGATCGRAVLVQ, from the coding sequence ATGTTGCTTCGCGCACGCACGAGGATCGGCCGAGCAGCCCTGCGTCTGTTGACCGACAGGAAGGCGAATTTCGCCGTCATGATGGCATTGAGCGCACCTGTCGCGCTGGCGCTGGCAGCTGTGGCGATCGATGAGGGCTCGATCTACACAGAGCGCCGGCAAGCCCAGGCGATGGTCGACCTGGCAGCAATCACCGCCGCCTCCAACATCACCAACGTCAACACGGCGGTGATCACCACGCTCACCGACAACGGCATGCCAGGCGTCGTCGTTCAAGCTTCGGGCCAGACCATTCCTCCGGCCGTCGGGAAGACGGTGGTGACGGTCACGCAAGGTCGATATGCCTCAACGACCACCAATGTCACCCAGCGCTTCCAGGCGGGTGTGACACCTTACAACGCGGTGCGTGTCACATTGGCGAAAATCCCCAACCGCTATTTCGCCAGCTCTCTCATCCCCACTCCGGTCATCGGCACCGTTGCCACGGCCAGCATGACGCCGCAGGCGACATTCTCGGTCGGATCGAGACTGCTCAGCGTCAACGGCGGCATCCTCAACGCTCTGCTGAGCGGACTTCTCGGCGGCAACATCTCGCTCAGCGTCATGGATTACAACGGACTGATCTCGGCCGATGTCAGCGTGCTTTCCTTCATCAGTGCGCTCGCCACACAATTGAACATCACGGCCGGCACCTATTCGGACGTGCTGGCCTCGAAGGCGACGGTCGGCCAGATCGCCACAGCCATGGCCAACGTTCCCGGTCTCGGCAACACGGCAAAGCTTGCTCTGCAATCCATCGCCTCCAAATCGACCAGCACGGTCAAGATCCCGCTCAGCAGCCTTATCGATCTCGGCTCCGTCGGCAGCCTGGGACTGGGGCAAACCCCAACAGGCCTTGGGGTCGATGCAAGCGCCATGGGTATGCTGACGGCCGCTGCCGTGCTGGCCAACGGCACCAACCAGGCTCAGGTCAATCTCGGCGCCACCATACCTGGTCTTCTTTCCACCCAGCTTGCCATCGCCATTGGCGAGCCGGCGCAATCTTCACCATGGCTGGCCATCGATGGCATCGGCACCACGGTGCGGACCGCCCAGACGCGTATCAAGCTGACGGCCTCCGTCGGTGTCGGCACGTCTGGCCTCGGCGGCGGCATCAGCCTGCTGGCCGTCAACCTGCCACTCAATGTGGAAGTCGCCTATGCCGAAGCCAAGCTGACCGACATCACCTGTCCGACAGGGCCGTCCAGCATCAGCGTTTCCATCGCCGCACACCCCGGCATTGCCCAGTTGAACCTGGCCAACAGCAACAATCCCTCCGGCTTTGCCGATTTCAGCCAACCGCAGACCTTCACCGACGCCGAGATCGCGGATGTGAGCCTGCATCTGCTGCTGATCAATCTCCCGTTGATCCAGGTGATGGGCTCGGCCGCGACGGCGATCACCAACAACAGCCCCCAAACCTTGACCTTCAACGCGACCGAGATTGCCAACAAGACGATCAAGACCGTTTCGACGCGTAACATCTCGCAGTCGCTCACCACGTCACTGGTCAACAACCTATCGCTTTCGGTGGGCGTGCTTGGTCTCGGCATCGACCTCACCGCCCTGCTTGGAACCGTCAAACCCGCGGTGGTGGCGGTGCTCAACACCGTAACGGCCCCGGTCGATGACTTGCTTTACAATGTGCTCTCGGCACTGGGTGTCGGTGTCGGCCAGGCCGACGTGCGCGTCACCGGAGCGACCTGCGGACGGGCGGTGCTGGTTCAATAG
- the glgX gene encoding glycogen debranching protein GlgX — MTQLGATITPEGIRFAAWSSSARRLWVSIFDEQGNRELDRLELQPEGEGVNALFVSGLAAGTRYGFRADGGYAPERGLWFDPNKLLTDPYAVEIDRPYAYHWRLAAKRNEGADTAPLMPKAVATALPKAVPALPPLFRPGGLIYELNIRAFTRLHPDIPEEQRGTIAALAHPAIIKHLQRLGVSAVELMPVTAWIDERHLPPLGLNNAWGYNPVTFMALDPRLAPGGLNELRDTVAVLRKAGIGTILDLVFNHTGESDRLGPTLALRGLDAQVYYRQLPDGRLANDTGTGNTVACDHPVVREMVLDTLRHFVRQAGVDGFRFDLAPVLGRVDGTFEPDAPLLQAIASDPILADRVLIAEPWDIGPNGYQLGNFRPPYLEWNDRCRDDVRRFWRGDAGAVGALATRLAGSSDVFGREGQPASRSVNFIAAHDGMTLADIVAYEHKHNAANGEQNRDGHNDNLSWNNGVEGETDSAAITKARFDDQCALLATLFASRGTIMLTAGDEFGRSQQGNNNAYAQDNAITWLDWAGRDRVLEDYTVALSALRRALPVLADTNFLTGQAAEGAAIPDVAWLAETGMPLTEADWNDPGRHRLVMLLGDIEGNRLAVMVNGDRRQCVFTLPAREGFAWQPAIETQALDLTRPLPGRSVNFAIERRATKTRIRKGS; from the coding sequence ATGACCCAGCTCGGCGCCACCATCACCCCTGAAGGCATCCGCTTTGCCGCATGGTCGTCGTCGGCCCGTCGCCTTTGGGTGTCGATCTTCGACGAGCAGGGAAACCGCGAACTCGATCGGCTGGAACTGCAGCCGGAAGGCGAGGGGGTTAATGCGCTCTTCGTCTCCGGCCTTGCCGCGGGCACGCGATACGGCTTTCGCGCCGATGGCGGTTATGCGCCCGAGCGCGGGCTGTGGTTCGACCCCAACAAGCTGCTGACCGATCCCTACGCCGTCGAAATCGACCGGCCCTATGCCTACCACTGGCGGCTTGCCGCAAAGCGTAACGAGGGTGCGGACACCGCGCCGCTGATGCCCAAGGCCGTGGCGACGGCCTTGCCCAAGGCCGTGCCTGCCCTGCCGCCGCTGTTTCGTCCGGGCGGCCTGATCTATGAGCTGAATATCCGCGCCTTCACCAGGCTGCATCCGGACATCCCGGAAGAGCAGCGCGGTACGATCGCGGCACTCGCTCATCCTGCTATCATCAAGCATCTGCAAAGGCTCGGCGTCTCCGCCGTTGAACTGATGCCGGTTACCGCCTGGATCGACGAGCGCCATTTGCCGCCGCTGGGCTTGAACAACGCCTGGGGCTACAATCCCGTCACCTTCATGGCTCTCGACCCACGCCTAGCGCCGGGTGGTCTGAATGAGCTGCGCGACACCGTGGCGGTGCTGCGCAAGGCCGGCATCGGAACCATCCTCGACCTCGTCTTCAACCACACCGGCGAGAGCGACCGGCTTGGCCCGACTTTGGCGCTGCGCGGCCTCGACGCACAGGTCTATTACCGGCAATTGCCAGACGGTCGCCTGGCCAACGACACCGGTACCGGCAACACGGTCGCCTGCGATCATCCGGTGGTCCGCGAGATGGTGCTGGACACGCTGCGCCATTTCGTCCGGCAGGCCGGCGTCGACGGTTTCCGCTTCGATCTCGCGCCGGTGCTCGGCCGCGTCGACGGCACATTCGAGCCCGACGCGCCGCTGCTCCAGGCGATCGCAAGTGATCCAATACTGGCCGACCGGGTGCTGATCGCAGAACCGTGGGACATCGGTCCGAACGGCTACCAGCTCGGCAATTTCCGCCCGCCCTATCTGGAATGGAACGACCGCTGCCGCGACGACGTCAGGCGCTTCTGGCGTGGTGACGCGGGCGCGGTCGGCGCTTTGGCCACACGGCTTGCGGGCTCGTCCGACGTGTTCGGCAGGGAAGGGCAGCCTGCCAGTCGCAGCGTTAATTTCATCGCCGCCCATGACGGCATGACGCTGGCCGATATCGTCGCCTATGAGCACAAGCACAATGCGGCCAATGGCGAGCAGAACCGCGATGGTCACAACGACAATCTGTCCTGGAACAACGGCGTCGAGGGCGAGACGGACAGCGCTGCGATCACCAAGGCGCGCTTCGACGACCAGTGCGCGCTGCTTGCCACGCTGTTTGCCTCGCGCGGCACCATTATGCTCACCGCAGGCGATGAATTCGGCCGCAGCCAGCAGGGCAACAATAATGCCTACGCGCAGGACAATGCCATCACCTGGCTCGACTGGGCGGGCCGTGACAGGGTGCTGGAGGATTATACGGTGGCGCTATCGGCGCTGCGGCGTGCTTTGCCGGTTCTGGCCGATACGAATTTCCTGACCGGGCAAGCGGCGGAGGGAGCAGCCATCCCCGATGTCGCCTGGCTGGCCGAGACCGGCATGCCGCTCACCGAGGCCGACTGGAACGATCCCGGACGACATCGTCTCGTCATGCTGCTCGGCGATATCGAGGGCAATCGCCTTGCCGTCATGGTCAATGGCGACCGCCGCCAATGCGTCTTCACCTTGCCGGCCCGAGAGGGCTTTGCATGGCAGCCGGCGATCGAAACGCAGGCGCTCGACCTTACACGGCCGTTGCCTGGTCGCAGCGTCAATTTCGCGATCGAGCGCAGGGCGACGAAGACCCGTATCAGGAAAGGTTCGTGA
- the glgA gene encoding glycogen synthase GlgA — protein MQVLSVTPEIFPLIKTGGLADVTGALPIALAAKGVTMRTLIPGFPVVMDAFKKKKAVYQYPLLQGGKASVHAIQIAGLDLFVLDAPHLFDRPGGPYGNAAGADWPDNWRRFAALSQVGGDIAGGAISGYQPDLVHAHDWQSAMALAYMRYGKAVGVPSMMTVHNLAFQGQFGAGIFGELGLPAVAMALDGVEYYGGVGFLKAGLQAAWAITTVSPTYAQEIRSAEFGMGLDGLINMRSSDLYGIVNGIDTDIWNPETDKHLVSNYTAGTLRARLPNRAVVEDRFSLERDDSPIVCVISRLTWQKGMDILATVVDGIVATGARLAILGSGDAGLEGALLAAAARHRGRIGVVVGYDEGLSHTMQGGCDAIIIPSRFEPCGLTQLYGLRYGCVPVVARTGGLADTVIDANEAAVSAGVATGFQFAPNNGVAMLHAIRRLVDTHANPAVWESLQRQGMKADVSWDKSAEKYVELYRLLLSKRVA, from the coding sequence ATGCAGGTTCTGTCGGTCACGCCTGAGATTTTCCCGCTGATCAAGACCGGCGGGCTTGCCGACGTGACCGGCGCGCTGCCCATCGCGCTCGCCGCCAAGGGCGTGACCATGCGCACGCTCATTCCCGGCTTTCCCGTGGTGATGGATGCCTTCAAGAAAAAGAAGGCTGTTTACCAATACCCGCTGCTGCAGGGCGGCAAGGCTTCGGTCCATGCCATCCAGATTGCCGGGCTCGACCTGTTCGTGCTCGACGCGCCGCATTTGTTCGACCGCCCCGGTGGCCCCTATGGCAATGCGGCCGGCGCGGATTGGCCCGACAATTGGCGGCGCTTCGCGGCGTTGAGCCAGGTCGGAGGCGATATCGCCGGTGGCGCCATCTCGGGCTATCAGCCGGACCTCGTCCACGCCCATGACTGGCAGTCGGCGATGGCGCTGGCCTATATGCGCTACGGCAAGGCGGTCGGCGTCCCGTCGATGATGACCGTCCACAATCTCGCCTTCCAGGGCCAGTTCGGCGCCGGCATCTTTGGCGAACTCGGCCTGCCCGCGGTGGCGATGGCGCTCGACGGCGTCGAATATTATGGCGGCGTCGGTTTCCTCAAGGCTGGCCTGCAGGCCGCCTGGGCAATCACCACGGTCAGCCCGACCTATGCGCAGGAGATCCGCTCGGCGGAATTCGGCATGGGTCTCGACGGCCTGATCAACATGCGCTCCAGTGACCTCTATGGCATCGTCAACGGCATCGACACCGACATCTGGAACCCTGAGACCGACAAGCATCTTGTGTCGAACTATACAGCCGGAACACTCAGGGCCCGCCTTCCCAACCGGGCGGTTGTCGAGGACCGTTTCAGCCTCGAACGTGACGACAGCCCCATCGTCTGCGTCATCAGCCGGCTGACCTGGCAAAAGGGCATGGATATTCTGGCCACCGTGGTCGACGGCATCGTTGCGACCGGTGCGCGGCTGGCCATACTGGGCTCCGGCGATGCCGGTCTCGAAGGCGCGCTGCTTGCCGCCGCCGCACGCCACCGCGGTCGCATCGGCGTGGTCGTCGGCTATGATGAGGGGCTGTCGCACACCATGCAGGGTGGCTGCGACGCCATCATCATCCCGTCGCGCTTCGAACCCTGCGGACTGACGCAGCTTTATGGTCTGCGTTACGGCTGCGTGCCGGTGGTTGCCCGCACCGGCGGCCTCGCCGACACGGTCATTGATGCCAATGAAGCCGCCGTTTCGGCCGGCGTTGCCACCGGCTTTCAGTTCGCGCCCAACAATGGCGTTGCCATGCTGCACGCCATCCGCCGCCTCGTCGACACACATGCCAATCCGGCTGTCTGGGAATCGCTGCAGCGCCAGGGCATGAAGGCTGATGTGTCCTGGGACAAGAGCGCGGAAAAATATGTCGAACTCTATCGCCTGCTGCTTTCGAAAAGGGTTGCCTGA
- a CDS encoding alpha-glucosidase family protein, producing the protein MADDSTGRSAEWWRGCVIYQVYPRSFQDTTGDGSGDLKGITARLAHIASLGVDAVWLSPFFKSPMADMGYDVSDYRDVDPMFGTLEDFDALVAEAHRLGLKIIIDQVLSHSSDKHEWFVESRASRDNPKADWYVWADTKPDGNAPNNWLSVFGGPSWEWDSTRRQYYMHNFLASQPDLNFHNLEVQDALLDTVRFWLERGVDGFRLDTVNYYVHDRWLRSNPPLASSVAGTNGETNTYLYQEHLFDKTQPENLAFLRRFRALLDEYQDRAAVGEVGDESRSLQTLAAYTSGGDKLQMCYTFDLLGSQFSAAHVRGCVEAFEHAVADGWVCWAFSNHDVVRHVSRWTWPDGDPDAVARFSIMLLACLRGSICLYQGEELGLEEAELAYEDLRDPVGIRFWPGVKGRDGCRTPMVWEAGADNAGFSTGKPWLPVLASHRARAADLQNGNEQSVLSAYRSTLALRRSHPALVGGSIRFLDAEGDVLAFIREGGGERLLCVFNFSGEPANWPLPGDIGPIAAVLGGTVAVEENALSLPALGCFLGRID; encoded by the coding sequence ATGGCTGACGACAGTACGGGTCGGAGCGCCGAATGGTGGCGCGGCTGCGTCATCTATCAGGTCTATCCGCGCTCTTTCCAGGATACGACGGGCGACGGCAGCGGCGATCTCAAAGGCATCACGGCAAGGCTTGCCCACATCGCCTCGCTTGGCGTCGATGCCGTGTGGCTGTCGCCCTTCTTCAAGTCGCCGATGGCCGACATGGGCTATGACGTGTCGGACTATCGCGACGTTGATCCGATGTTCGGCACGCTGGAGGATTTTGACGCTTTGGTCGCCGAAGCGCACCGGCTGGGTCTGAAGATCATCATCGATCAGGTGCTGTCTCACTCCTCCGACAAGCACGAATGGTTCGTCGAAAGCCGTGCCAGCCGCGACAATCCCAAGGCCGATTGGTACGTCTGGGCCGACACGAAACCCGATGGCAACGCGCCCAACAACTGGCTGTCCGTCTTCGGCGGCCCGTCCTGGGAGTGGGATTCGACCCGCCGGCAATATTACATGCACAATTTCCTCGCCTCGCAGCCCGATTTGAATTTCCACAATCTCGAGGTTCAGGATGCGTTGCTGGACACGGTGCGCTTCTGGCTTGAGCGCGGTGTCGACGGTTTCCGGCTCGACACGGTCAACTACTATGTCCACGATCGCTGGCTGCGCAGCAATCCGCCTTTGGCGTCGAGCGTCGCCGGCACCAATGGCGAGACCAACACCTACCTCTACCAGGAGCATCTGTTCGACAAGACGCAGCCGGAAAACCTGGCTTTCCTCAGGCGCTTCCGGGCGCTGCTCGACGAGTATCAGGACCGCGCCGCCGTCGGTGAAGTCGGCGATGAGAGCCGCTCGCTGCAGACGCTTGCCGCCTACACGTCCGGCGGCGACAAGCTGCAGATGTGCTACACGTTCGACCTGCTTGGTTCGCAATTTTCGGCGGCGCATGTGCGCGGCTGTGTCGAGGCCTTCGAACATGCCGTTGCCGACGGCTGGGTCTGCTGGGCGTTTTCCAACCATGATGTTGTGCGCCATGTCAGCCGCTGGACGTGGCCGGACGGCGATCCCGACGCGGTGGCCAGATTCTCGATCATGCTGCTCGCTTGCCTGCGCGGCTCGATCTGCCTCTATCAGGGTGAGGAGCTCGGCCTGGAGGAGGCGGAGCTTGCCTATGAGGATCTGCGCGATCCTGTCGGCATCCGCTTTTGGCCAGGCGTGAAGGGGAGGGATGGCTGCCGCACGCCGATGGTCTGGGAGGCCGGCGCCGACAATGCGGGTTTCTCGACCGGCAAACCCTGGCTGCCGGTCCTGGCCAGTCATCGCGCCCGCGCTGCCGATTTGCAGAACGGCAATGAGCAATCGGTACTGTCCGCCTACCGCTCAACGCTCGCCTTGCGCAGGAGCCATCCAGCGCTGGTCGGCGGTTCGATCCGCTTCCTCGACGCCGAGGGTGACGTGCTCGCCTTCATCCGCGAGGGCGGCGGCGAAAGGCTGCTCTGTGTCTTCAATTTCTCTGGGGAGCCGGCGAATTGGCCGTTGCCCGGGGATATCGGGCCAATTGCGGCTGTGTTGGGTGGCACCGTGGCTGTCGAGGAAAACGCGCTCTCGCTGCCGGCTCTCGGTTGCTTCCTTGGCCGCATCGACTGA
- a CDS encoding alpha-D-glucose phosphate-specific phosphoglucomutase: MIRTVPTKPYPDQKPGTSGLRKKVPVFQQEHYAENFIQSIFDALDGFKGKTLVIGGDGRFYNREVIQKAIAMAAANGFGKVMVGQGGILSTPAASHVIRKYKTFGGIILSASHNPGGPHEDFGIKYNAGNGGPAPEKLTDAIFEKTKAISSFKTSDIDPIDIDTIGTVKAAGMEVEIIDPVTDYAELMESLFDFDALRKLFKSGFRMRFDAMHAVTGPYAKEILENRLGAPNGTCRNFKPLPDFGGHHPDPNLVHAKHLYDEMMGPDAPDFGAASDGDGDRNLIIGKGIFVTPSDSVAMLAANARLAPGYKDGLKGIARSMPTSGAADRVAEKLGIGIYETPTGWKFFGNLLDAGMATICGEESAGTGSNHVREKDGLWAVLLWLNILAARGESCKQVVTEHWAAYGRNYYSRHDYEEVESDRANALVDELRAKLASLPGTSVRGLKIANADDFAYHDPVDGSTSEHQGIRVLFEGGSRVVFRLSGTGTSGATLRVYIERYEPDKAKHDIDTQVALADLIAAADDIAGIKSHTGRNKPSVIT; this comes from the coding sequence ATGATACGCACCGTCCCCACCAAACCCTACCCCGACCAGAAGCCCGGCACGTCGGGCCTGCGCAAGAAGGTGCCTGTGTTCCAGCAGGAGCACTATGCCGAGAACTTCATCCAGTCGATCTTCGACGCGCTGGACGGCTTCAAGGGCAAGACCCTGGTGATCGGCGGCGATGGCCGCTTCTATAACAGGGAGGTCATCCAGAAGGCCATCGCCATGGCCGCCGCCAACGGCTTCGGCAAGGTGATGGTCGGGCAGGGCGGTATCTTGTCGACGCCGGCCGCCTCGCATGTCATCCGCAAATACAAGACCTTCGGCGGCATCATCCTGTCGGCCAGCCACAATCCCGGCGGCCCGCACGAGGATTTCGGCATCAAGTACAATGCCGGCAATGGCGGCCCGGCGCCGGAAAAGCTGACCGACGCGATCTTCGAGAAAACCAAGGCGATTTCGAGCTTCAAGACATCAGACATCGATCCGATCGACATCGACACGATAGGCACGGTCAAGGCCGCCGGCATGGAGGTCGAGATCATCGATCCGGTCACCGATTATGCCGAGCTGATGGAAAGCCTGTTCGATTTCGACGCGCTGCGCAAACTGTTCAAGTCGGGCTTCCGCATGCGCTTTGACGCCATGCACGCGGTGACCGGTCCCTACGCCAAGGAGATCCTCGAAAACCGGCTCGGTGCGCCGAACGGCACCTGCCGCAACTTCAAGCCGCTGCCGGATTTCGGCGGTCATCACCCGGATCCGAACCTCGTTCATGCCAAGCACCTCTATGACGAGATGATGGGGCCGGATGCGCCTGATTTTGGTGCCGCTTCCGACGGCGACGGTGACCGCAATTTGATCATCGGCAAGGGCATCTTCGTCACGCCGTCCGACTCGGTCGCCATGCTTGCCGCCAATGCCCGCCTGGCGCCCGGCTACAAGGACGGGCTGAAGGGCATCGCCCGCTCGATGCCGACCAGCGGTGCCGCCGACCGCGTTGCCGAGAAACTCGGCATCGGCATTTATGAGACACCGACGGGCTGGAAGTTCTTCGGCAATCTGCTCGACGCCGGAATGGCGACGATCTGCGGCGAGGAAAGCGCCGGCACTGGTTCCAATCATGTGCGCGAGAAGGACGGGCTGTGGGCGGTGCTGTTGTGGCTCAACATCCTCGCCGCGCGCGGCGAAAGCTGCAAGCAGGTCGTCACCGAGCACTGGGCGGCCTATGGGCGCAATTATTATTCGCGCCACGACTATGAGGAGGTCGAGAGCGACCGCGCCAATGCGCTGGTCGACGAACTGCGGGCCAAGCTTGCCTCTTTGCCAGGCACCAGCGTGCGCGGCCTGAAGATCGCCAATGCCGACGATTTTGCCTATCACGACCCGGTCGACGGTTCGACCAGCGAGCACCAGGGCATCAGAGTGCTGTTCGAAGGCGGCTCGCGCGTCGTCTTCCGGCTTTCTGGCACCGGCACTTCGGGGGCGACCTTGCGCGTCTATATCGAGCGCTACGAGCCCGACAAGGCGAAGCACGACATCGACACCCAGGTCGCACTCGCCGACCTCATCGCTGCCGCAGACGACATTGCCGGGATCAAGAGCCACACCGGCCGCAACAAGCCGAGCGTGATTACTTGA
- the glgC gene encoding glucose-1-phosphate adenylyltransferase → MADLKRTQPLARDAMAYVLAGGRGSRLKELTDRRAKPAVYFGGKTRIIDFALSNALNSGIRRLGVATQYKAHSLIRHLQRGWNFLRPERNESFDILPASQRVSETQWYEGTADAVYQNIDIIEAYGPEYMVILAGDHIYKMDYELMLRQHVDAGADVTVGCLEVPRMEATGFGVMHVDAKDNIIAFVEKPADPPGIPDRPEFALASMGIYVFKTKFLMEQLRRDAAEPGSSRDFGKDIIPYIVQHGKAIAHRFAKSCVRSTMENEAYWRDVGTVDAYWEANIDLTDITPELDLYDRDWPIWTYAELKPPAKFVHDEDGRRGSAVSSLVSGDCIVSGASLKRSLIFTGARINSYSTLEEVVMLPDVHVGRNAKLKRVVIDHGVRIPEGLVVGEDPVLDAKRFRVSEKGICLVTQDMIDKLKL, encoded by the coding sequence ATGGCAGACTTGAAACGGACCCAGCCGCTGGCGCGCGATGCCATGGCCTATGTACTGGCAGGCGGCCGTGGCAGCCGCCTCAAGGAACTGACCGACCGTCGCGCCAAGCCGGCGGTCTATTTTGGCGGCAAGACGCGCATCATCGACTTCGCGCTGTCCAACGCGCTCAACTCCGGCATTCGCCGCCTTGGCGTCGCCACCCAGTACAAGGCGCATTCGCTGATCCGCCATCTGCAGCGCGGCTGGAACTTCCTGCGGCCAGAGCGAAACGAAAGCTTCGACATCCTGCCGGCCAGCCAGCGCGTGTCGGAAACGCAGTGGTATGAAGGCACGGCCGACGCGGTCTACCAGAACATCGATATCATCGAGGCCTATGGCCCGGAATACATGGTCATCCTCGCCGGCGACCACATCTACAAGATGGATTACGAGCTGATGCTGCGCCAGCATGTCGACGCCGGCGCCGATGTCACCGTCGGATGTCTCGAAGTGCCACGCATGGAAGCGACCGGCTTCGGCGTCATGCATGTCGATGCCAAGGACAACATCATCGCCTTCGTCGAAAAGCCTGCCGACCCGCCCGGCATTCCCGACAGACCGGAATTCGCGCTGGCCTCGATGGGTATCTACGTCTTCAAGACCAAGTTCCTGATGGAGCAGTTGCGCCGTGACGCCGCCGAGCCCGGCTCGAGCCGCGACTTCGGCAAGGACATCATCCCCTATATCGTCCAGCATGGTAAGGCGATCGCCCACCGCTTCGCCAAGTCCTGTGTCCGCTCCACGATGGAAAACGAAGCCTATTGGCGCGATGTCGGCACCGTCGATGCCTATTGGGAAGCCAATATCGACTTGACCGACATCACGCCGGAGCTCGATCTTTATGATCGCGACTGGCCGATCTGGACCTATGCCGAGTTGAAGCCACCGGCAAAGTTCGTGCATGACGAGGATGGCCGGCGTGGTTCGGCCGTGTCATCGCTCGTCTCGGGCGACTGCATCGTCTCGGGTGCGTCGCTGAAAAGAAGCCTGATCTTTACCGGCGCGCGTATCAATTCCTATTCGACGCTGGAAGAAGTCGTCATGCTGCCCGACGTTCATGTCGGCCGGAACGCAAAGTTGAAGCGCGTCGTCATCGACCATGGTGTTAGGATACCGGAGGGACTGGTGGTTGGCGAAGACCCGGTGCTCGACGCCAAGCGTTTCCGCGTTTCCGAAAAGGGCATCTGCCTGGTCACGCAGGACATGATCGACAAGCTGAAGCTTTAG